The following proteins are co-located in the Pseudomonas synxantha genome:
- a CDS encoding LysE family translocator, which yields MTLETWLLFSGAALIVILIPGPLSLLMISNSLNYGLRRSYPAFLGGVFASICLLSASALGLGALLLASEQWFSALKIVGALYLFYLAWQSWQQARQPAHVAQSPQAPAVPRFGALFGRAFVLGASNPKDILFFAAFLPQFLNSQQAFFPQLLVMIATWAVLDLLCKLAYGLGAHGAARYLRSGKGQSWFNRVSATLFGGAGVASLLKGQ from the coding sequence ATGACCCTGGAAACCTGGCTGCTGTTCAGCGGCGCTGCATTGATTGTGATCCTGATCCCCGGCCCGCTGTCGCTGCTGATGATCAGCAACAGCCTCAACTACGGCCTGCGCCGTTCATACCCGGCGTTTCTGGGCGGCGTGTTTGCCTCGATCTGCCTGCTGAGCGCCTCGGCCTTGGGCCTGGGCGCGCTGTTGCTGGCGTCGGAGCAGTGGTTCAGCGCGTTGAAAATCGTCGGCGCACTGTACCTGTTCTATCTTGCCTGGCAGAGCTGGCAGCAGGCGCGGCAACCGGCCCACGTGGCGCAGTCCCCGCAGGCGCCGGCAGTGCCACGCTTTGGCGCTCTGTTTGGCCGGGCTTTTGTGTTGGGTGCCAGCAACCCCAAGGACATCCTGTTTTTTGCCGCCTTCCTGCCGCAATTTCTCAACAGTCAGCAAGCGTTCTTTCCACAGCTGCTGGTCATGATTGCCACCTGGGCCGTGCTCGACCTGCTGTGCAAGCTGGCTTACGGCCTGGGCGCCCATGGCGCCGCGCGGTATCTGCGCAGCGGCAAGGGCCAAAGCTGGTTCAACCGGGTGAGCGCCACACTGTTCGGCGGTGCCGGTGTGGCGTCGCTGCTTAAGGGACAGTAG
- a CDS encoding NCS2 family permease has product MDSRKTEAPTLDLAAPQGGWLERLFKLRLHGTTVKTELIAGLTTFITMAYIIFVNPNIMADAGIDHGAAFVATCIAAALGCLLMGLYANWPVGLAPGMGLNAFFTYTVVGTMGYTWETALGAVFISGVLFMGLTLSRVREWLLNSIPVSLRHAMGAGVGLFLGVIGLKTAGIIVDSPATLIKLGSLHEPAPLLAAVCFLLIAILSYHRVFGAILISIIVVTLAGWGLGLVHYNGILSTPPSLAPTWMAMDIKGVFNVSMISVVFAFLFVHMFDTAGTLMGVAQRAGLVNADGKIDNLSRALKADSASSVFGAMVGVPPVTSYVESAAGVAAGGRTGLTAVTVGVLFVAAMFFAPLAGMIPAYATAGALIYVAMLMMASMAHINWDEATDSIPAIVTAIMMPLTFSVADGIALGFITYVALKAGTGKYREISVSLWVLCVIFIAKFIFL; this is encoded by the coding sequence GTGGATAGCCGCAAAACCGAAGCCCCTACGCTTGACCTCGCCGCGCCGCAAGGTGGTTGGCTGGAACGCCTGTTCAAACTGCGCTTGCATGGCACCACAGTGAAGACCGAGCTGATCGCCGGCCTCACAACCTTTATCACCATGGCCTACATCATCTTCGTCAACCCCAACATCATGGCCGATGCGGGTATAGATCACGGCGCGGCATTTGTCGCCACTTGCATCGCCGCCGCCCTGGGTTGCCTGTTGATGGGCTTGTACGCCAACTGGCCGGTGGGCCTGGCGCCGGGGATGGGCTTGAACGCGTTTTTCACCTACACCGTCGTCGGCACTATGGGCTACACCTGGGAAACCGCACTGGGCGCGGTGTTCATTTCCGGCGTGCTGTTCATGGGCCTGACACTGTCGCGGGTGCGCGAATGGCTGCTTAATAGCATTCCGGTGAGTCTGCGTCATGCCATGGGCGCAGGCGTCGGTTTGTTCCTCGGGGTGATCGGTCTGAAAACCGCGGGCATCATCGTCGACAGCCCAGCGACCTTGATCAAGCTCGGCTCCCTGCACGAACCTGCACCGCTGCTGGCGGCGGTGTGTTTCCTGCTGATCGCCATTCTCAGTTACCACCGGGTATTCGGCGCGATCCTGATCAGCATCATCGTCGTGACCCTGGCCGGTTGGGGCCTGGGCCTGGTGCACTACAACGGCATTCTTTCCACGCCACCGAGCCTGGCACCCACCTGGATGGCGATGGACATCAAAGGTGTATTCAATGTCAGCATGATCAGCGTGGTATTTGCATTTCTTTTTGTACACATGTTTGATACCGCCGGTACACTGATGGGCGTCGCCCAACGTGCCGGGCTGGTGAATGCCGATGGCAAGATCGATAACCTGTCGCGCGCATTGAAAGCCGACAGTGCGTCCAGCGTGTTTGGCGCCATGGTCGGCGTACCGCCGGTGACCAGCTATGTGGAAAGTGCTGCGGGTGTTGCTGCAGGAGGTCGTACCGGCTTGACCGCGGTGACCGTGGGCGTGCTGTTTGTGGCGGCGATGTTCTTCGCACCGCTGGCTGGCATGATTCCAGCTTATGCCACCGCCGGCGCGCTGATCTACGTCGCGATGCTGATGATGGCGAGCATGGCCCATATCAATTGGGATGAAGCCACTGACAGCATCCCGGCGATCGTCACCGCGATCATGATGCCGCTGACGTTCTCGGTCGCCGATGGGATCGCCCTGGGCTTTATCACTTATGTGGCGCTCAAGGCTGGCACCGGCAAGTACCGCGAGATTTCCGTCAGCCTGTGGGTACTGTGCGTGATCTTTATCGCCAAGTTCATCTTCCTGTAG